The proteins below come from a single Acinonyx jubatus isolate Ajub_Pintada_27869175 chromosome A1, VMU_Ajub_asm_v1.0, whole genome shotgun sequence genomic window:
- the LOC106988937 gene encoding complement C1q and tumor necrosis factor-related protein 9A, whose product MRTWLLLLAGGICMGNVNAQDTCRQGHPGIPGNPGHNGLPGRDGRDGAKGDKGEAGEPGHPGGPGKDGMNGEKGERGTDGKVEAKGIKGDQGSQGPPGKHGPKGFVGPMGEKGLQGETGPRGPKGEKGDVGPTGPQGLQGHTGPSGPTGLPGPMGPVGKPGPKGDAGPLGPQGEPGVRGMRGWKGDRGEKGKIGETPVLPKSAFTVGLTVLSKFPASDAPIKFDKILYNEFNHYDVATGKFTCHVAGVYYFTYHITVFSRNVQVALVKNGVKILHTKDGYMSSEDQASGGIVLPLKLGDEVWMQVAGGERFNGLFADEDDDTTFTGFLLFSQ is encoded by the exons ATGAGGACCTGGTTGCTTCTGCTCGCCGGCGGGATCTGCATGGGAAACGTGAACGCACAGGACACGTGCAGGCAGGGGCACCCTGGCATCCCTGGGAATCCCGGTCACAATGGTTTGCCCGGGAGAGATGGACGAGACGGAGCAAAGGGCGACAAGGGAGAGGCAG GAGAACCAGGACATCCTGGTGGTCCAGGGAAAGATGGAATgaatggagagaaaggagaacGAG GAACAGACGGAAAAGTCGAAGCCAAAGGCATCAAAGGCGATCAAGGCTCCCAGGGACCCCCAGGAAAACACGGGCCCAAGGGATTTGTGGGTCCCATGGGAGAGAAAGGCCTCCAGGGGGAGACTGGCCCTCGAGGGCCAAAGGGGGAGAAAGGCGACGTGGGGCCCACTGGTCCTCAGGGGCTACAGGGCCACACTGGGCCTTCGGGGCCAACTGGTCTACCTGGCCCCATGGGCCCCGTCGGAAAGCCTGGCCCCAAGGGAGATGCTGGGCCCCTCGGGCCCCAGGGGGAGCCGGGAGTCCGGGGGATGAGAGGCTGGAAAGGGGACCGAGGCGAAAAAGGGAAAATCGGCGAGACTCCCGTCTTGCCCAAAAGCGCTTTCACGGTGGGCCTCACGGTACTGAGCAAGTTTCCGGCTTCAGATGCGCCCATTAAATTTGATAAGATCCTGTACAACGAATTCAATCACTACGATGTAGCCACGGGGAAATTCACTTGCCATGTTGCCGGGGTCTATTACTTCACCTACCACATCACTGTCTTCTCCAGGAACGTTCAGGTAGCTTTGGTCAAAAATGGGGTAAAAATCCTGCACACCAAGGACGGCTACATGAGCTCAGAGGACCAGGCGTCCGGTGGCATCGTGCTGCCCCTGAAGCTGGGGGACGAGGTGTGGATGCAggtggcaggaggggagaggTTTAACGGCTTGTTTGCGGATGAGGACGATGACACAACTTTCACGGGCTTCCTTCTGTTCAGCCAGTGA